From the genome of Halobellus litoreus, one region includes:
- a CDS encoding tRNA (cytidine(56)-2'-O)-methyltransferase, producing MHDAPEVAVLRYGHRPGRDDRMTTHVGLTARALGADRVIFPDNAGQSRETVEDITDRFGGPFDVELTGQLDATIREWDGSVVHLTMYGERVQDVTGEIRETHREDPLLIVVGGEKVPFEVYEAADWNVGVTNQPHSEVAGLAVFLDRLFDGRELEREWEAADRRVIPQERGKRVVDGDLDEP from the coding sequence ATGCACGACGCACCAGAGGTGGCCGTCCTCCGGTACGGCCACCGCCCGGGCCGGGACGACCGGATGACGACGCACGTCGGTCTCACCGCGCGGGCGCTCGGCGCGGATCGGGTGATCTTTCCCGACAACGCCGGCCAGTCCCGGGAGACGGTCGAAGACATCACCGATCGCTTCGGCGGCCCCTTCGACGTGGAACTCACGGGGCAGCTGGACGCGACGATCCGCGAGTGGGACGGGTCGGTCGTCCACCTGACGATGTACGGCGAGCGGGTGCAGGACGTGACCGGGGAGATTCGGGAGACGCATCGCGAAGATCCCCTCCTGATCGTCGTCGGCGGCGAGAAGGTCCCGTTCGAGGTGTACGAGGCGGCCGACTGGAACGTCGGCGTCACGAACCAGCCCCACTCGGAGGTCGCCGGATTGGCCGTCTTCCTGGATCGACTGTTCGACGGGCGCGAACTCGAACGCGAGTGGGAAGCCGCCGACCGCCGGGTGATACCCCAAGAACGCGGGAAGCGCGTCGTCGACGGGGACCTCGACGAGCCGTGA
- a CDS encoding competence/damage-inducible protein A, with amino-acid sequence MRVAVVTVGDELLSGDTVNTNASWLCAQLTARGVDVERVTTVPDDVADIARVVNEYRAEHDAVVVTGGLGPTHDDVTMAGVAAAVGRDLEPHEAAREWLTGEAGYTAEGLVEGTTDLPADARMLPNTAGVAPGAVVEGVYVLPGVPDEMKAMFEGVAGEFSGEETVSRTVDVDEPESELIDRLSELRERFDVTVGSYPGDSVRVKLTATDEATVDDAARWLSSRVDLVEDAE; translated from the coding sequence ATGCGAGTCGCAGTCGTCACCGTCGGAGACGAACTCCTCTCGGGTGACACCGTCAACACGAACGCGTCGTGGCTGTGCGCACAGTTGACCGCGCGCGGCGTCGACGTCGAGCGCGTCACCACCGTCCCGGACGACGTCGCCGACATCGCCCGCGTCGTCAACGAGTACCGCGCCGAACACGACGCCGTCGTCGTCACCGGCGGCCTCGGCCCTACCCACGACGACGTGACGATGGCCGGCGTCGCCGCGGCGGTCGGTCGCGACCTGGAACCGCACGAGGCGGCCCGCGAGTGGCTGACGGGCGAGGCGGGTTACACCGCCGAGGGCCTCGTCGAGGGGACCACCGACCTGCCGGCGGACGCCCGGATGCTCCCGAACACGGCGGGCGTCGCGCCGGGTGCCGTCGTGGAGGGCGTCTACGTCCTGCCGGGCGTCCCGGACGAGATGAAGGCGATGTTCGAGGGCGTCGCCGGAGAGTTCAGCGGCGAGGAGACCGTTTCGAGGACTGTCGACGTCGACGAACCCGAGAGCGAACTGATCGACCGGCTGTCGGAGCTGCGGGAGCGGTTCGACGTCACCGTCGGGAGCTACCCCGGCGACTCGGTCCGCGTGAAACTCACCGCGACCGACGAGGCCACCGTCGACGACGCGGCGCGGTGGCTCAGTTCGCGGGTCGACCTCGTCGAAGACGCGGAGTAA
- a CDS encoding DUF5803 family protein codes for MNRRLLLAAGCLALLAVTSGCLGIGTGPVSADRLDSEPAAPYEWETNRTAHVTIQENTQFRTVMETNSSTIELYRRDGFGGTNPLSVQSVRYRYPNGTVITGSEIQNRSGEVRQTRDETIVALPDGAPPSGGALAFTSGGTPKRFTLPTYVEGTYEVVLPPDRRLDFPIFGQVSPGNYETERDAQGRVHVVWAEPVTADTVSIRFYLQRDLYIFGGIVALVGAVGGGGLFYYRRQIDRLRQQRLEMGIDVEIDDDDEGPPPGMR; via the coding sequence ATGAACCGACGACTCCTGCTCGCGGCCGGCTGTCTCGCCCTCCTCGCGGTCACCAGCGGCTGTCTCGGCATCGGAACCGGGCCGGTCTCCGCCGACCGACTCGACAGCGAACCCGCGGCGCCCTACGAGTGGGAGACGAACCGCACGGCCCACGTCACGATCCAGGAGAACACGCAGTTCCGGACGGTGATGGAGACGAACAGTTCGACGATCGAACTGTACCGCCGCGACGGCTTCGGGGGCACGAACCCGCTTTCGGTGCAGTCGGTCCGGTATCGATACCCCAACGGGACGGTGATCACGGGGAGCGAGATCCAGAACCGCAGCGGCGAGGTCAGACAGACCCGCGACGAGACCATCGTGGCGCTGCCCGACGGCGCGCCGCCGAGCGGCGGTGCGCTCGCGTTCACCAGCGGCGGGACGCCGAAGCGCTTCACGCTCCCGACGTACGTCGAGGGCACCTACGAGGTGGTGTTGCCGCCGGATCGCCGGCTCGACTTCCCGATCTTCGGGCAGGTGTCGCCGGGCAACTACGAGACGGAGCGCGACGCGCAGGGGAGGGTCCACGTCGTCTGGGCGGAGCCGGTGACCGCCGACACCGTCTCGATCCGGTTCTACCTCCAGCGTGACCTCTACATCTTCGGCGGGATCGTCGCCCTCGTCGGCGCGGTCGGCGGCGGCGGGCTGTTCTATTACCGCCGACAGATCGACCGACTCCGGCAGCAACGACTGGAGATGGGCATCGACGTCGAAATCGACGACGACGACGAGGGGCCGCCGCCGGGGATGCGCTGA
- a CDS encoding PhoU domain-containing protein: METRKVQRLGPSTLAMTLPAEWAKEHNVNKGDEVSLRMGGKGTLTVLPESASQEDSSATIRADNLDADSLERAIVAQYVLGRRVIHIEKSDGALDSEHINAVYKAETQLMGLGVIEETPDRIAIRCSVDPEDFTLNNLLERLENTGSTMRGEAIKALAHGNTDLAQRALNRERQANKIFVLLLRLIFTAYQNPNLARAVGLESGFPLIGYRSVAKNLELTADNAEDIANIAMNAEGHTLDIDSGTMRRIREFTDQVDELTKTAVQSVVERDYDKTVECRTLFRQLRDREQEILNDLPEMENEKLLQIREVLVSLQQTAQYAMRNAEIAANLALNEESEHVTIG, from the coding sequence ATGGAGACGCGTAAGGTACAGCGGTTGGGTCCCTCGACGCTGGCGATGACGCTGCCGGCGGAGTGGGCCAAGGAACACAACGTCAACAAAGGCGACGAGGTGTCGCTCCGGATGGGCGGGAAGGGCACGCTGACGGTGCTTCCGGAATCAGCGAGTCAGGAGGACTCGTCGGCGACGATCCGCGCGGACAACCTCGACGCCGACTCGCTCGAACGGGCGATCGTCGCCCAGTACGTCCTCGGGCGGCGGGTGATTCACATCGAGAAGAGCGACGGCGCGCTCGACTCCGAGCACATCAACGCCGTCTACAAGGCCGAAACGCAACTGATGGGCCTGGGCGTCATCGAGGAGACGCCCGACCGGATCGCCATCCGGTGTTCGGTCGACCCCGAGGACTTCACGCTGAACAACCTCCTCGAACGGCTCGAAAACACCGGCAGCACGATGCGCGGGGAGGCGATCAAGGCGCTCGCACACGGGAACACGGACCTCGCACAGCGCGCGCTGAACCGCGAGCGACAGGCGAACAAGATCTTCGTCCTCCTGCTTCGACTGATCTTCACCGCCTACCAGAACCCGAACCTCGCTCGCGCCGTCGGCCTGGAGTCGGGGTTCCCGCTGATCGGGTACCGATCAGTGGCGAAGAACCTCGAACTGACCGCCGACAACGCCGAGGACATCGCCAACATCGCGATGAACGCCGAGGGCCACACCCTCGACATCGACTCGGGGACGATGCGTCGCATCCGGGAGTTCACCGACCAGGTCGACGAACTCACGAAGACGGCCGTGCAGTCCGTCGTCGAGCGCGACTACGACAAGACCGTCGAGTGCCGCACGCTGTTCCGACAGCTACGGGACCGCGAACAGGAGATCCTCAACGACCTTCCGGAGATGGAGAACGAAAAGCTGTTGCAGATCCGTGAAGTCCTCGTCAGCCTGCAACAGACCGCCCAGTACGCGATGCGGAACGCCGAGATCGCGGCCAACCTCGCGCTGAACGAGGAGTCCGAACACGTCACGATCGGGTGA
- a CDS encoding transcription factor codes for MAFEELLNDPVIQKYLHELVGPTGMPVAAAPPDGEVTDEELAEELGLELNDVRRALFILYENDLAEYRRVRDEDSGWLTYLWTFHYENIPENLQEEMYRLLDALEERLEYERTHEFYLSEPAGIRFEFSEAMEQGFQCPETGAPLEPMENDEMVEAMERRIEEVRDELNVDVGRDD; via the coding sequence ATGGCTTTTGAGGAGCTGCTGAACGACCCTGTCATCCAGAAGTACCTCCACGAGCTGGTCGGACCGACGGGGATGCCGGTGGCCGCGGCTCCGCCGGACGGCGAGGTGACCGACGAGGAACTCGCCGAGGAGTTGGGACTGGAACTCAACGACGTCCGGCGGGCGCTTTTCATCCTCTACGAGAACGACCTGGCGGAGTACCGTCGGGTCCGCGACGAGGACTCCGGATGGCTCACCTATCTCTGGACCTTCCACTACGAGAACATCCCGGAGAACCTCCAGGAGGAGATGTACCGCCTCCTCGACGCGTTAGAGGAGCGTTTGGAGTACGAGCGAACCCACGAGTTCTACCTCTCGGAACCCGCGGGCATCCGCTTCGAGTTCTCCGAGGCGATGGAACAGGGCTTCCAGTGTCCGGAGACGGGTGCTCCCCTCGAACCGATGGAGAACGACGAAATGGTCGAGGCGATGGAGCGCCGGATCGAGGAGGTCCGTGACGAACTCAACGTCGACGTGGGTCGGGACGACTGA
- a CDS encoding DUF4382 domain-containing protein, translated as MTRKTVATVLVAALVVLAGCAGGISGAPNGGADDASTATDVQSPTGGTDSSTGTVNLYISDERNAIGDFEHLNVTINRVGLKPAADDGGEDADERDDADDGGTDADDGGTDADDGGTDADDESADGDEVADETDDTETATSTTTAKTESADADDADGGDEADDGDEDSTDDEWVEYEVDDRTVDLTRLQGANATRLSSLDAPNGTYEKVFVYVSDVNGTLKDGSDQRVKLPSGKLQLNSEFTVGDGESVDFVFDITAIKAGQSGKYVLKPVISESGTDVEIDQIDDDDDEGDDESDDDRENRAESALNATFADDVAPGENATLRVTRNGSAVENATVEIEGGPTGTTDANGEYVVSIPDDAEELEVTVTRDDAETELEFEFDDGGPSAGSGANEEASGSDATAD; from the coding sequence ATGACTCGAAAGACTGTCGCGACCGTTCTCGTCGCGGCGCTCGTGGTCCTCGCCGGCTGCGCCGGTGGCATCTCCGGTGCGCCGAACGGGGGCGCAGACGACGCATCGACAGCTACGGACGTGCAGTCGCCCACCGGCGGGACCGATAGCAGCACTGGGACGGTGAATCTGTACATCAGCGACGAACGGAACGCGATCGGTGACTTCGAGCATCTCAACGTCACCATCAACCGCGTCGGACTGAAGCCGGCCGCTGACGATGGCGGCGAAGACGCCGACGAGCGCGACGATGCGGACGACGGCGGAACGGATGCGGACGACGGCGGAACGGATGCGGACGACGGCGGAACGGATGCGGACGACGAGTCGGCTGACGGCGACGAGGTGGCCGACGAGACGGACGACACCGAAACGGCTACGTCGACGACCACGGCGAAAACCGAGTCCGCTGACGCGGACGACGCAGACGGCGGTGACGAAGCCGACGACGGCGACGAAGACAGCACCGACGACGAGTGGGTCGAGTACGAGGTCGACGACCGGACGGTCGACCTGACCCGTCTCCAGGGCGCGAACGCGACGCGACTCTCGTCGCTCGACGCCCCGAACGGGACCTACGAGAAAGTGTTCGTCTACGTCTCCGACGTGAACGGGACGTTGAAAGACGGCAGCGACCAGCGCGTGAAACTGCCGAGCGGGAAGCTCCAGTTGAACTCGGAGTTCACCGTCGGTGACGGCGAATCGGTCGACTTCGTCTTCGACATCACCGCGATCAAGGCGGGCCAGAGCGGGAAGTACGTCCTCAAACCCGTCATCTCCGAGTCGGGGACCGACGTCGAGATCGACCAAATCGACGACGATGACGACGAAGGCGACGATGAAAGCGATGACGACCGTGAGAACCGGGCCGAGTCGGCGCTGAACGCCACCTTCGCCGACGATGTCGCGCCCGGCGAGAACGCGACGCTACGCGTGACGCGAAACGGCTCCGCGGTCGAGAACGCGACCGTCGAGATTGAGGGCGGACCGACCGGGACCACCGACGCGAACGGCGAGTACGTCGTCTCGATACCCGACGACGCCGAAGAACTCGAAGTGACGGTCACCCGTGACGACGCGGAGACCGAGTTGGAGTTCGAGTTCGACGACGGCGGTCCGTCCGCCGGCTCCGGAGCGAACGAGGAAGCCAGCGGATCGGACGCGACCGCGGACTAG
- a CDS encoding ATP-NAD kinase family protein, giving the protein MRLGFVVNPIAGMGGRVGLKGTDGKVEEARRRGAEPRAPDRARRALDALREQVGDDVGLVTWGGSMGADLARERGFDPDVLGGPGSDPTVGGDGGGPGASGTGTASEPVSETTAEDTVRAVEAFLDAEVDLVVFVGGDGTAADVAEVVEGSETPILGVPAGVKVYSSVFAVSPEDAAHVIATFERTERREVLDIDEDEYREGEVHPELRAIARVPVAEELQSSKQLGGGNVEALAAGVADDVRESEKTFVLGPGSTVGAVKEELGFEGSPLGVDVWRDGEVLALDASESEILDALGPAGENVVIVSPIGGQGFVFGRGNPQLSPAVIRRCDLEIVASRSKLDTIGELRVDTDDPDLDADLRGWTKVRIGRFERRMMRIV; this is encoded by the coding sequence ATGCGACTCGGGTTCGTAGTAAACCCCATCGCGGGGATGGGAGGCCGCGTCGGGCTGAAGGGAACCGACGGCAAAGTCGAGGAGGCGCGCCGCCGCGGGGCGGAACCCCGCGCGCCCGACCGCGCACGGCGGGCACTCGACGCGCTCCGTGAGCAGGTCGGCGACGACGTCGGCCTGGTGACCTGGGGCGGATCGATGGGCGCAGACTTGGCTCGGGAGAGGGGGTTCGATCCCGACGTTCTCGGCGGCCCCGGTTCGGATCCGACCGTCGGGGGCGACGGCGGCGGACCAGGGGCGAGCGGCACCGGCACGGCGAGCGAACCCGTGTCGGAGACGACCGCCGAGGACACCGTCCGAGCCGTCGAGGCGTTCCTCGATGCCGAGGTCGACCTCGTCGTCTTCGTCGGCGGCGACGGCACCGCGGCGGACGTCGCAGAGGTCGTCGAGGGGAGCGAGACGCCGATCCTCGGCGTGCCCGCGGGCGTGAAGGTCTACTCGTCGGTGTTCGCCGTCTCTCCCGAGGACGCGGCGCACGTGATCGCGACGTTCGAGCGGACCGAGCGCCGCGAGGTGCTCGACATCGACGAGGACGAGTATCGGGAAGGCGAGGTCCACCCCGAACTCCGGGCGATCGCCCGCGTCCCAGTCGCAGAGGAGTTGCAGTCCTCGAAGCAACTCGGCGGCGGCAACGTCGAGGCGCTCGCGGCGGGCGTCGCCGACGACGTCCGGGAGAGCGAGAAGACGTTCGTCCTCGGCCCGGGGAGCACCGTCGGCGCGGTCAAGGAGGAACTCGGCTTCGAGGGGTCGCCGCTCGGCGTCGACGTCTGGCGCGACGGCGAGGTGCTCGCCCTCGACGCGAGCGAGTCCGAGATTCTGGACGCGCTCGGTCCGGCCGGCGAGAACGTCGTCATCGTCTCGCCGATCGGCGGCCAGGGGTTCGTGTTCGGCCGCGGCAACCCCCAGCTCTCCCCCGCCGTGATTCGCCGCTGTGACCTCGAAATCGTCGCCTCGCGCTCGAAACTCGACACGATCGGCGAACTCCGCGTCGACACCGACGACCCGGACCTCGACGCCGACCTCCGCGGGTGGACGAAAGTCCGCATCGGCCGCTTCGAGCGCCGGATGATGCGGATCGTGTGA
- a CDS encoding DUF2797 domain-containing protein — MQFVGYDTGEPGLYLSDASVDSAADDPGSVEFVPLEPGVEIAYTLGERRCAGTVTDEGHVPCANPTAPHCPQHRSTWVCAKCTGTCLKDEMDCVEPHAIYLAAFAPDAFKVGVTREWRVETRLREQGADRGALLSVVPDGRIARRREAEIATEIPDRIRVPTKRAGLHRDVDADAWRELLAEFDVDEADRYEFSYGLGLHDRPVAETIATGTVRGVQGRLLVLDRAGTTYAVDLRDLVGYEATPEATTRDLQASLGAWE; from the coding sequence GTGCAGTTCGTCGGCTACGACACGGGCGAACCGGGGCTCTACCTGAGCGACGCGTCCGTCGATTCCGCCGCTGACGATCCCGGTTCCGTCGAGTTCGTCCCGCTCGAACCCGGTGTCGAAATCGCGTACACGCTCGGCGAGCGCCGCTGTGCCGGAACCGTCACCGACGAGGGGCACGTTCCGTGCGCGAACCCGACCGCCCCGCACTGCCCGCAGCACCGCTCGACGTGGGTCTGTGCGAAGTGCACCGGGACGTGCCTCAAGGACGAGATGGACTGCGTGGAGCCGCACGCGATCTACCTGGCGGCGTTCGCGCCGGACGCGTTCAAAGTGGGCGTCACCCGGGAGTGGCGCGTGGAGACTCGGCTTCGCGAGCAGGGTGCAGACCGCGGCGCGCTCCTCTCGGTCGTCCCCGACGGCCGGATCGCCCGGCGGCGCGAGGCCGAAATCGCCACGGAGATCCCGGACCGGATCCGCGTGCCGACGAAACGGGCGGGTCTCCACCGCGACGTCGACGCCGACGCGTGGCGGGAACTGCTGGCCGAGTTCGACGTCGACGAGGCCGATCGATACGAATTCTCGTACGGGCTCGGTCTGCACGACCGCCCGGTCGCCGAAACCATCGCCACCGGGACCGTCCGCGGCGTCCAAGGTCGGCTGCTGGTCCTCGACCGTGCGGGAACCACCTACGCCGTCGACCTCCGCGACCTCGTCGGGTACGAGGCGACCCCGGAGGCGACGACCCGCGACCTGCAGGCGAGCCTCGGCGCGTGGGAGTAA
- a CDS encoding SIMPL domain-containing protein: MSRKPLIAIGVVALVLLAGCSGALSAADSNADSPSSSGSQIEVAGAGSADGQPNRAVVDVGVTATAEDAVTARQRLAENVSRMRRALTEAGVADEQITTSYYDIGRDYRPPREEGGEPEVRYRATHEFEITLPDVGRAGPVIDTAVQNGATDINNVEFTLSAERRQQLERDARQAAMADARRKAETVGATENLTITGVDVIRVDSGSPRPSDVEYATQTPAPDSGDTDVEAGSVTVVASVQVVYNATAT, from the coding sequence ATGTCTCGAAAGCCGCTCATCGCGATCGGCGTGGTGGCGCTCGTCCTGCTCGCGGGGTGTTCGGGTGCCCTCTCGGCCGCCGACTCGAACGCAGACTCGCCGTCGTCGTCAGGAAGTCAAATCGAGGTCGCGGGCGCGGGTAGCGCCGACGGCCAGCCGAACCGAGCGGTCGTCGACGTCGGTGTCACGGCGACGGCCGAGGACGCCGTCACGGCCCGGCAACGACTGGCCGAGAACGTCTCCCGGATGCGGCGCGCCCTGACCGAGGCGGGCGTGGCCGACGAGCAGATCACGACCAGTTACTACGACATCGGGCGTGATTACCGGCCGCCGCGTGAGGAGGGCGGCGAGCCGGAAGTCCGGTACCGCGCGACCCACGAGTTCGAGATCACGCTCCCCGACGTCGGGCGGGCCGGTCCGGTCATCGACACGGCCGTACAGAACGGCGCGACCGACATCAACAACGTCGAGTTCACCCTGTCTGCGGAGCGAAGACAGCAACTCGAACGGGACGCCCGCCAGGCGGCGATGGCGGACGCGCGACGGAAGGCCGAGACCGTCGGGGCGACGGAGAACCTCACCATCACCGGCGTCGACGTGATCCGCGTCGACAGCGGGTCCCCGCGTCCGAGCGACGTCGAATACGCGACGCAGACACCCGCACCCGACTCCGGTGACACCGACGTCGAGGCGGGATCCGTGACGGTGGTGGCGTCGGTGCAGGTCGTGTACAACGCGACTGCGACGTGA
- a CDS encoding MFS transporter translates to MMGRASGALGLLRDREFAALSGVAFARSQAYSTVLIALALYADQFGTTGVVEGLFGTAFAVAQLFIVLPLGRKVDTGNAKHYLLAGLAINVAVFVGFALVQNSIHVILVRVLQGLGASLLWVTGSAVVGEISPEDGSGRWLGAYNQVGAFSSLAGDLVGGYLLYAYDFVWAYAALTAVTILAFGLVWRHLRDDPGGRKDPDEATGAETIRALLARPMVRSLVIFRLGFSVGKMAVIIFLPIFARTEFGINAFAIGWILAGGKLTKSIFQGYMGDLTDKIGKRYWFVVVGALLYGLGTALIPLALFFEGTIRPISFEAFGRTQVLGGAFFALFAAYGILGIADSVRLPASMALFVEEGERLDSVASSMSLRSIAWKVGQVAGPVLVGAIKDAVSTTMAFLTAAAFIVVATGIFVVTYLRTRETPAATPAVGD, encoded by the coding sequence ATGATGGGACGCGCCAGCGGTGCCCTCGGACTGCTCCGGGACCGCGAGTTCGCCGCGCTGTCGGGGGTCGCGTTCGCCCGGAGTCAGGCGTACTCGACGGTGCTCATCGCGCTGGCGCTCTACGCCGACCAGTTCGGGACCACCGGCGTCGTCGAAGGGCTGTTCGGGACGGCCTTCGCCGTCGCGCAATTGTTCATCGTCCTCCCGCTCGGACGCAAAGTCGACACGGGCAACGCGAAGCACTATCTGCTCGCCGGCCTGGCGATCAACGTCGCCGTCTTCGTCGGGTTCGCACTCGTCCAGAACTCGATCCACGTGATTCTCGTGCGGGTGCTGCAAGGGCTCGGGGCCAGTCTGCTGTGGGTCACCGGGTCGGCGGTAGTCGGCGAGATCAGCCCCGAGGACGGCAGCGGCCGCTGGCTCGGCGCGTACAATCAGGTCGGGGCCTTCTCGAGTCTCGCCGGCGACCTCGTCGGGGGCTACCTGCTGTACGCCTACGACTTCGTCTGGGCATACGCGGCGCTGACCGCGGTCACGATCCTCGCGTTCGGCCTCGTGTGGCGGCATCTCCGGGACGATCCCGGCGGACGGAAGGACCCCGACGAAGCGACCGGCGCCGAGACGATCCGCGCGCTCCTGGCGCGGCCGATGGTCCGATCGCTCGTGATCTTCAGGCTCGGATTCTCGGTCGGGAAGATGGCCGTGATCATCTTCCTCCCGATCTTCGCGCGCACCGAGTTCGGGATCAACGCCTTCGCGATCGGGTGGATACTCGCCGGAGGGAAACTGACGAAGTCGATCTTTCAGGGGTATATGGGAGATCTGACCGACAAGATCGGCAAGCGGTACTGGTTCGTGGTCGTGGGCGCGCTGCTGTACGGGCTCGGAACGGCGCTCATCCCCCTGGCGCTCTTTTTCGAGGGCACGATCCGACCGATCAGCTTCGAGGCGTTCGGCCGAACGCAGGTCCTCGGCGGGGCGTTCTTCGCGCTCTTCGCCGCCTACGGGATCCTCGGTATCGCCGACAGCGTCCGCCTACCGGCGAGTATGGCGCTATTCGTCGAAGAGGGCGAGCGGTTGGACTCGGTCGCGTCGAGTATGTCGCTGCGCTCGATCGCCTGGAAGGTCGGACAGGTCGCCGGCCCCGTCCTCGTCGGGGCGATCAAAGACGCCGTCTCGACGACGATGGCCTTTCTCACCGCCGCGGCCTTCATCGTCGTCGCCACCGGAATCTTCGTCGTGACGTACCTGCGGACGCGGGAGACGCCGGCCGCGACGCCCGCGGTCGGGGACTGA
- a CDS encoding DUF2110 family protein: MVVLATKCYVSGDARDRALDSFDSLVRNDVGELEVGWTVDVRDDDFVSVDLSGEDATVAANVLAETWGEITDEFEDGETYVGTLDSWDDDGWVLDAGDGRHVRIGTDELGLGTGSPAQIRDRFGVVQHTPLRFVAGDTPRLADATRDQLYDWTREEGAGRVNVNSATRGQVRATVNRAGHAKDIVTVERLGLLEQSIVCPEGTDPPGLLASIGSYLRSELKCVLTS; the protein is encoded by the coding sequence ATGGTCGTTCTCGCGACGAAGTGCTACGTCAGCGGTGACGCCCGCGACCGCGCGCTCGACAGTTTCGACTCCCTCGTCCGCAACGACGTCGGCGAACTCGAAGTCGGGTGGACGGTCGACGTCCGCGATGACGACTTCGTGAGCGTCGACCTGTCGGGCGAGGACGCGACCGTCGCGGCCAACGTCCTCGCGGAGACCTGGGGAGAGATCACCGACGAATTCGAGGACGGCGAAACGTACGTCGGCACGCTCGACTCCTGGGACGACGACGGCTGGGTCCTCGACGCCGGCGACGGGCGGCACGTCCGGATCGGGACCGACGAACTCGGCCTCGGGACCGGCTCGCCCGCGCAGATCCGGGACCGGTTCGGGGTCGTCCAGCACACGCCGCTTCGGTTCGTCGCCGGCGACACCCCCCGTCTCGCGGACGCGACGCGGGACCAACTGTACGACTGGACGCGCGAGGAGGGAGCCGGCCGCGTGAACGTCAACAGCGCGACCCGGGGGCAGGTCCGGGCGACGGTCAACCGGGCCGGTCACGCGAAGGACATCGTGACGGTCGAACGGCTCGGGCTCCTCGAACAGAGCATCGTCTGTCCGGAGGGGACCGACCCGCCGGGGCTGCTTGCCAGCATCGGCTCCTACCTCCGCTCGGAACTGAAGTGCGTCCTGACGTCCTGA